The Salegentibacter mishustinae genome includes a window with the following:
- the murD gene encoding UDP-N-acetylmuramoyl-L-alanine--D-glutamate ligase has translation MNTKTQNNNSGKRLVILGGGESGAGTAILGVKEGFEVFVSDKGKIKEKYKSVFEELKIDWEEEQHTEAKILNAEVVMKSPGIPETVSIVKQLVAKGIPVISEIEFAAAFTSAKIIGITGSNGKTTTTKFVHHILKSAGIKAGMAGNVGDSFAKQVAETTPDWFVLELSSFQLDGIKDFRPDISVLTNITPDHLDRYEHKLENYVFSKFRIAENQTEKDFFIYDLDNEIITRWLEKNPVKAQKLPFSLQQKVENGSYIENQNIIVNIKNNQFNMPTTKLGLQGKHNTKNAMAAATVSQLLRIRKETIRESMESFQGVEHRLEKVLKINNVQYINDSKATNVNATFYALESMESETIWIVGGVDKGNVYDDLLPLVNEKVKAIICLGVDNQKLMQNFGNCVDTMVETQSMKEAVRMAYSLAEKGNSVLLSPACASFDLFENYEDRGRQFKEAVRNL, from the coding sequence GTGAACACTAAAACTCAAAATAATAATTCCGGTAAAAGACTGGTAATTCTTGGCGGCGGTGAAAGCGGTGCGGGAACTGCTATTCTTGGGGTGAAAGAAGGTTTTGAGGTTTTTGTTTCAGATAAAGGGAAAATAAAAGAAAAATATAAGTCGGTTTTTGAAGAATTAAAGATCGATTGGGAAGAAGAGCAACATACCGAAGCTAAAATTTTAAATGCTGAGGTAGTGATGAAAAGTCCTGGAATTCCAGAAACTGTTTCAATTGTAAAGCAATTAGTAGCGAAAGGTATTCCGGTAATTTCAGAAATAGAATTTGCTGCTGCTTTTACTTCAGCAAAAATAATTGGGATTACAGGAAGTAACGGGAAGACCACCACCACCAAATTTGTGCATCATATTTTAAAAAGTGCGGGCATAAAAGCAGGAATGGCCGGTAATGTAGGAGACAGTTTTGCGAAACAAGTGGCTGAAACTACTCCCGATTGGTTTGTTTTGGAATTAAGCAGTTTTCAGTTAGACGGAATTAAAGATTTTAGGCCAGATATTTCGGTATTGACCAATATCACACCAGATCATCTAGATCGCTACGAGCATAAACTGGAAAATTATGTTTTTTCAAAATTTAGAATTGCCGAAAATCAAACAGAAAAAGATTTTTTCATCTACGATTTAGATAATGAGATTATTACCAGGTGGTTAGAGAAAAACCCGGTGAAAGCACAAAAATTACCGTTTTCCCTTCAGCAAAAAGTAGAAAACGGATCATATATAGAGAACCAAAATATTATTGTCAATATAAAAAACAACCAATTTAACATGCCAACAACAAAATTAGGTTTACAGGGTAAGCATAACACTAAAAATGCTATGGCTGCGGCCACTGTTTCCCAGCTATTAAGAATTAGAAAAGAAACTATTCGTGAGAGTATGGAGAGTTTTCAGGGAGTAGAACACCGACTTGAAAAAGTGCTGAAAATTAATAATGTGCAGTACATCAACGATTCTAAAGCAACTAATGTAAACGCTACTTTTTATGCTTTAGAGAGTATGGAAAGCGAAACCATTTGGATTGTTGGAGGTGTAGATAAAGGAAATGTTTACGACGATCTTTTGCCATTGGTTAACGAGAAGGTAAAAGCTATAATTTGTCTTGGCGTAGATAACCAAAAGCTGATGCAAAACTTCGGCAACTGTGTAGATACTATGGTAGAAACTCAGTCTATGAAAGAAGCTGTGAGAATGGCTTACAGTCTTGCCGAAAAAGGAAATTCGGTCTTGCTTTCACCGGCCTGTGCGAGTTTTGATCTTTTTGAGAATTACGAAGACAGAGGGCGCCAGTTTAAGGAGGCGGTAAGAAATCTTTAA
- the mraY gene encoding phospho-N-acetylmuramoyl-pentapeptide-transferase: MLYYLFQYLEAEYQVPGARLFEYISFRSAMAIILSLAISTIYGKRIISYLLAKQVGESVRDLGLRGQSEKAGTPTMGGLIIIFATLVPVLLFAKLENIYVILLIVTTLWMGAIGFVDDYIKTFKKDKEGLKGKFKVLGQVGLGIIVGGTLFFHPGVTVKEETNEPAPEKQELVDSFQNIREMGPEIKTTTTTIPFVKNNEFDYSSLISWIDPALKNYAWLIFIPIVIFIVTAVSNGANLTDGIDGLAAGSSAIIVLTLGIFAWVSGNIIFSDYLNIMYIPRSGEMTIFISAFAGALVGFLWYNTYPAQIFMGDTGSLTIGGIIAVLAVATRKELLIPVLCGIFLMENLSVVLQVAWFKITKRKYGEGRRIFLMSPLHHHYQKRGYHESKIVVRFWIIGIFLAIVTIITLKVR; encoded by the coding sequence ATGTTATACTACTTATTTCAATATTTAGAAGCAGAATACCAGGTGCCCGGGGCGCGTTTATTTGAGTATATCTCATTTAGATCTGCCATGGCTATTATTCTTTCTTTGGCTATTTCTACTATTTACGGAAAAAGAATTATTAGTTATTTGTTGGCGAAACAGGTGGGAGAAAGCGTTCGTGATCTTGGGTTAAGAGGTCAGAGTGAGAAAGCTGGAACACCTACAATGGGTGGTTTGATTATAATTTTTGCAACCCTTGTTCCGGTTTTGCTTTTTGCGAAACTTGAAAATATTTATGTGATCCTGCTTATTGTAACCACCCTTTGGATGGGGGCAATTGGGTTTGTAGACGATTATATTAAAACTTTTAAAAAGGACAAAGAAGGCCTAAAGGGTAAATTTAAGGTTCTTGGCCAGGTTGGGTTAGGTATTATTGTGGGAGGTACTTTGTTTTTTCATCCTGGTGTTACCGTAAAAGAGGAAACCAATGAGCCGGCTCCAGAAAAACAGGAACTGGTAGATAGTTTTCAGAATATTCGGGAGATGGGACCTGAAATTAAAACCACCACTACCACCATTCCTTTTGTAAAGAATAACGAATTCGATTATTCCAGTTTAATAAGTTGGATAGATCCTGCTTTAAAGAATTATGCCTGGTTAATATTTATTCCAATCGTAATATTTATTGTCACTGCCGTTTCTAATGGGGCCAATTTAACCGATGGAATAGACGGCCTCGCAGCCGGTTCTTCGGCAATAATTGTGCTCACGCTGGGGATTTTCGCCTGGGTTTCGGGTAACATTATTTTTTCTGATTACCTGAATATTATGTATATCCCGCGATCTGGCGAGATGACCATTTTTATAAGTGCCTTTGCGGGAGCTTTGGTAGGTTTTTTATGGTATAATACTTATCCGGCGCAAATCTTTATGGGCGATACCGGGAGTTTAACGATTGGCGGGATTATAGCCGTACTCGCTGTTGCCACCAGGAAAGAATTATTGATCCCAGTTTTATGCGGAATATTTCTGATGGAAAACTTATCGGTGGTATTACAGGTAGCCTGGTTTAAGATCACCAAAAGAAAATATGGCGAAGGCCGAAGAATTTTCCTGATGTCTCCTTTGCATCATCATTATCAGAAAAGAGGATATCACGAAAGTAAAATAGTAGTGCGCTTTTGGATTATTGGAATTTTCCTGGCCATTGTAACTATAATCACGCTAAAAGTAAGATAA
- a CDS encoding UDP-N-acetylmuramoyl-L-alanyl-D-glutamate--2,6-diaminopimelate ligase, translating to MRVLKDILYKVEIDAVVGNTSVTINKLQFDSRKVELNDAFVAIRGSISDGHEYIAQAIDKGALAIICEELPKEIVNGVTYIKVGNAQQALAFMAANYYDNPSEKLKLVGVTGTNGKTTIATLLYNLFTKAGFKVGLLSTVKVMVAENAFDAVRTTPDSITINDYLKQMNDEGVEFCFMEVSSHGIDQHRTTGLEFAGGIFTNLSHDHLDYHKSFAEYRDVKKRFFDELPASAFALTNIDDKNGQVMLQNTKAQKYTYALKSYADYKAQILENSFTGLLLKVNDQELWTRLIGSFNAYNILAIYATAELLGLENLESLKIISELNSVSGRFQYIISKEEKITAIVDYAHTPDALKNVLETINSIRTKNEELITVVGCGGDRDTTKRPKMGHIASALSTKVIFTSDNPRTEDPDKIIEDVEAGVEPQNFKKIVSVTNRKQAIKTACQIAGENDIILIAGKGHETYQEVNGERSDFDDLKIVTEFLNELNK from the coding sequence TTGAGAGTCTTAAAAGACATATTATATAAAGTAGAGATCGATGCCGTAGTAGGTAATACTTCGGTAACTATTAACAAGCTTCAGTTTGACTCGAGAAAAGTTGAACTGAATGATGCTTTTGTGGCTATTCGGGGAAGTATTTCAGATGGTCACGAGTATATAGCTCAGGCAATAGATAAGGGTGCGCTTGCGATAATTTGCGAAGAACTTCCGAAGGAAATTGTAAACGGAGTTACTTATATAAAAGTTGGAAACGCCCAGCAGGCTTTAGCTTTTATGGCTGCGAATTATTACGATAATCCTTCAGAGAAATTAAAACTTGTAGGGGTTACGGGAACCAACGGGAAAACTACTATTGCTACGCTTTTATATAATTTATTTACAAAAGCCGGCTTTAAAGTTGGCTTACTTTCTACCGTAAAAGTAATGGTTGCTGAAAATGCTTTTGATGCGGTAAGAACCACGCCAGATTCTATTACTATCAACGATTACCTTAAGCAAATGAATGATGAAGGTGTTGAGTTTTGCTTTATGGAAGTTAGTTCTCATGGTATAGATCAGCATAGAACTACCGGGCTGGAGTTTGCCGGTGGAATTTTTACGAATCTAAGCCACGACCATTTAGATTATCACAAAAGTTTTGCTGAATATCGCGATGTAAAAAAGCGCTTTTTTGATGAATTACCGGCTTCAGCATTTGCTTTAACCAATATTGATGATAAGAACGGGCAGGTAATGCTTCAAAATACAAAAGCCCAGAAATATACTTACGCCTTAAAATCTTACGCCGATTATAAAGCGCAGATCCTTGAAAATTCTTTCACAGGTTTACTGCTGAAAGTGAATGACCAGGAATTATGGACGCGCCTAATTGGAAGTTTCAACGCTTATAATATTTTGGCAATTTATGCTACTGCAGAACTTTTAGGCCTTGAAAACCTGGAAAGTTTAAAGATTATCAGCGAGTTAAATTCTGTTAGCGGAAGATTTCAATATATCATTTCAAAAGAAGAAAAAATTACGGCGATCGTAGATTACGCGCATACGCCAGATGCTTTGAAAAATGTACTGGAAACCATAAACAGCATCCGTACAAAAAATGAAGAGCTTATAACTGTTGTTGGTTGTGGTGGAGATCGTGATACTACCAAAAGACCAAAAATGGGGCATATCGCCTCTGCTTTAAGTACCAAAGTGATCTTTACCAGCGATAATCCAAGAACTGAGGATCCCGATAAGATTATTGAAGATGTTGAAGCCGGGGTAGAGCCGCAGAATTTTAAGAAAATTGTGTCTGTGACCAATAGAAAACAGGCTATAAAAACGGCCTGCCAGATCGCGGGAGAGAATGATATCATTCTAATCGCAGGAAAAGGTCACGAGACCTACCAGGAAGTAAATGGAGAACGCAGCGATTTTGATGATCTCAAGATAGTAACCGAATTTTTAAATGAATTAAATAAGTAA